A genomic segment from Truepera sp. encodes:
- the rpsT gene encoding 30S ribosomal protein S20: MRSNVPHNLSTMKRQRQAEVRRLANRAQKSTIRTFTKKAVAAAEAGDFDAAAKYQKVVQGLVDRAIKSSLLHANTAARRKSRLAKRINALKGVEA; this comes from the coding sequence ATGAGGAGTAACGTGCCACACAACCTTTCAACCATGAAGCGCCAGCGCCAGGCCGAAGTGCGTCGCCTAGCCAACCGCGCGCAGAAGAGCACCATCCGGACCTTCACGAAGAAGGCCGTGGCGGCGGCAGAGGCGGGCGACTTCGATGCGGCCGCCAAGTACCAGAAGGTAGTCCAGGGCCTGGTCGACCGCGCCATCAAGTCGTCGCTGCTGCACGCCAACACTGCGGCGCGCCGCAAGTCGCGCCTCGCCAAGCGCATCAACGCACTCAAAGGGGTCGAGGCCTAA